One Hevea brasiliensis isolate MT/VB/25A 57/8 chromosome 6, ASM3005281v1, whole genome shotgun sequence genomic window, GAATCTTTTGGTGCTGAGATTCTTGTAGATGTTCTTGAAAAAGGGAATAATAAAGGAGTTACAAAAAGTGTGGGTGTTGTCAGCAAGTGGCAGTGTTTTGGGAGCCAAGACGGTGAATTCAGCTGTTGTGATATTATAATTCTCATGAAAGATGAATGGGAGATATCAAGAAGGCAGAGAAAGAAATTAATTCCATATTATGGGCTGCTGGATGAAGTTGATATAGTAAATGATATTCatacagaaaatgtcatctctgGGGCACTTGTTGCAAACAAAGGTAGTCACAAGTGGTCACCAAAATGTCCTGCTAGGGCTAATTGAATGGTATGAGATGTCAATTGCTAATCTAAGAAAGTGCTAATTTGCTGACCTTAGAAAATGCACCGTTGTTTATTGAACTTTGGGGAAAATTCACCATGATCGTTAAACTTTGTTTCAATTTCATCACTAAAATTTGATTTCACATACAATGTAAGTCAGCATGGTGTGTGGTGATCAACATCTCTTGAAAATCAACTATAACGAGTGACCTCACCTAAATATATAATTAAGCTACATGTTGCCAAATATAGGTCAAGGAAACTGATGTAAGCTTTGCATGCTTACTTTTTAAAGAGGGTTTATTAATTTTAGACTGCACATTTTCATCATCAGCTTGTCATTATTTATGCTTAACTATCATTTGAAGTTTTGAACTGCTGAGGTGATTATCTGAAGGGCGATCAGACATTTTACATTAATGAATTCAATTCTTGCACTTTTGTGCTCAATGGCATTCTATTTGAAGCTGGACCATATTATATAAATCATATTAAGAGTCAATTCAAGGATTTTTCATAAAtggtattatttgaattgtggttCTGTTTTTCATTTTACAGTGGAAGGGTCAAAAAGTgcaacaagttttttttttttggtgcatCTGGTTCCTGATAAATTTTCTGCCGTGGACACTCCTGACAGGTTAGGCAAATACATTTTGTATTTTTCCTTCACAGATTTTATTATACCATACTCATGTATTGAAAATTTTGATCCTTGCGCTTCTGTTTATATGTGAAATTGAGAAGAGAACTCAAACCTGTTAGAGACAACATGATCAAATGATTGTAGAGGGTCTAAACATCAAAATCAAGTTCGTAACTTGAAGTAATAgttatgtaattttatttatggATGGAAAACAGATTCTTCATGCTCATGCTTTTATTATTTCTGTTTTTTAGCTCTATCCCTGACAAAACAATATCATTTAATTATCATTTTGCTGAGTATGTTTATGTTGATGAATTTATCCTTATAAAGATAATATATTAGGTGTtattctgttatttcttgtttacGACCGAGCAATTCCGGCGTATCTCTCCTGCATTTCCCGTTAGAACATTGATGTTTCCCATCCGATTCATTGATAGAGCAAATGACTTCCTCAAGTCTTCAAAACCAGCAGCAAATTCTTGTGTTATCTCTAGCGTGTCATTACTGAATAGCAGCTGCTGGTCAACACCAAGGACAGATTTGTAGGACAAAACCCTCTTGTAGAAAGTCTCTGTGAATATGTAGTTAGAGCCAGAATCAGGGTTTAGAAACACCAGAGGATCAGATTGGCTCTTTTTGGTTCTGGGTGGACAGAGCTTTCTCATTTCAGCAGCAAATGCTGGGTCCATGTATGGGTCTGGCTTTCCTGTATTATTGTAATTGTACAAACGGTCCTCGATATAGCGACAGTGGGTTTTGCCCAGTGAATGTGCCCCTGTTGTACACAAACACACATACGCTTATTTGACTGGAAAATGTACAGGATCGTATTGAACAGGGCATATCGGATAGATAGCTACTACCATTGTTAGCCTAACTAGAAAATCATGGAAAAATCAGAGAGCTTTTAATATCATGATTTTGCAGATTAGAATAGactataggttttttttttttttatgaaattagaTTCATACCTAAGAGGGTTGCAAAATCCAGCACATCTAAGCCTTTAGATTTGAAGTATGCCAATGCCTCTGACAATGGGATGGACGGTGATGGGAGGTCTACCGATGCAGCACTTGATGTCATTCCATCTCTTCTACCTGTATATAAGGGATAAGATGGTGCACCCGCCTGTTGTTTCATTTAGATCATTAAACATATCTCATGAAATTTTTTGTGCATTCCTACATATAATAATCAAGGACTAGATTGCATTGATTAGTTAATATGTTTTCATTTGAAGTTTTTGGATTTTTGTGAAGCAAAGATTATTGGGAAAATTTCCCCAATTTATATTATATCAATAAAGGTAGGATTTGTAGGGTTTCTTACCAAATGAACAGCATCTCTGGTTGCTAGGTTAAGAATATCAGCGCAAGAGACGACTCCAGGGCACCGTTCTTCAAGAACCTCTTTGATCTTGTCTATGAGTGCAAATCCACCGAGTCCCCGGTTTTGTGGTGCAGTTTTCTCTGAATTTGGTCCATCAAGAAGAATTGATGCATCGCAGCCCTGAATTTGGGTCAAATTATTAGTTGTTTTAGCTAGAGAATAAACATAACTAAATGGAAGCTAATAATTTTGGTCagcaataataaaaataagttcAATAGGATATAAAAGCTAAACATTTACGTAAATTAGCAATTATATCCAACCGTTTTAATTTCTGATAGAATGGGCCAAAACTTTAAAATTGGAGTAATTCTATTCAACTGTTAAAATATGCGGTAGCAAGATGTAGATGTTAATGTGTTAAAGTTGTTGATAAAATTACCAAACAAGATTAGTACAAGCGGTGAAGGACTCTTTATCTTTTAAGTAAAATTTTGATTCATATAAATGGAGAAAATCCCAATTAAAAGCGCGCTTTATTAGGATTAGGTCTAACTCGATAGATTACGAGATATATGtaatttactaaaaaaaattGTTGACAAAATTCAAAatgttcaaattaattttaaagcaATTGGTTGATtgtagaatttaaattaattaccaaTTTGTTAATCACATAAAATTTTAAAGACTActgtaatttatcattaatttttaaattaaatttagtctctttaattgcaattatgatAACTAATTAACGATCGCTAATGTAAAtctttagatttttttttgtcCAATTAATTTTATTGTTTCACATCTTAAAACTTGGCCTTTTCTATGTAAAAttgatataattattaattagccAAAAAAATTGGCTGTTTCTGTTGAATAGGCTTAGAAATGATTGAAAGCTATGGAGGGGGAGAAATATTTGCAAGTACTTACAGAGACAAAGCAATCTGAGTAGAGCAGGCGGAGAAGCTTTGGGGTAATGGACTTATCCTTTTGCCAAAACAACTCTACTTGGTGTCTTATATACACCTCTGCCT contains:
- the LOC131180750 gene encoding probable peroxidase 61; this translates as MRRLQRMVFSPLVVVALSLFTVAIVEAAVTLQPPVKLKWQYYKRNTTCPEAEVYIRHQVELFWQKDKSITPKLLRLLYSDCFVSGCDASILLDGPNSEKTAPQNRGLGGFALIDKIKEVLEERCPGVVSCADILNLATRDAVHLAGAPSYPLYTGRRDGMTSSAASVDLPSPSIPLSEALAYFKSKGLDVLDFATLLGAHSLGKTHCRYIEDRLYNYNNTGKPDPYMDPAFAAEMRKLCPPRTKKSQSDPLVFLNPDSGSNYIFTETFYKRVLSYKSVLGVDQQLLFSNDTLEITQEFAAGFEDLRKSFALSMNRMGNINVLTGNAGEIRRNCSVVNKK